The Rhodobacter sp. CZR27 genome includes a window with the following:
- a CDS encoding MarR family winged helix-turn-helix transcriptional regulator: MKQDTDRLGLLLHDAARAVRKRFEARTSHLGLSTAQWRLLAQLSREPRATQARLADLLDIEPISVSRLIDRMEQGGWVRREADPCDRRARLVVPTQKTLDAYAGITAIADEVYAEALQGIDPARRADLVTMLRTIATNLDVPARGGCPHQTSKASR; this comes from the coding sequence ATGAAACAGGACACGGACAGGTTGGGGCTGCTCTTGCACGATGCCGCCCGCGCGGTGCGCAAGCGCTTCGAGGCGCGGACGAGCCATCTTGGCCTTTCGACGGCACAATGGCGGCTCTTGGCCCAGCTTTCCCGCGAGCCCCGTGCGACTCAGGCGCGGCTGGCGGATCTGCTGGACATCGAGCCGATCAGCGTCTCGCGCCTGATCGACCGGATGGAGCAGGGCGGGTGGGTGCGACGCGAAGCCGACCCCTGCGACCGGCGCGCCCGGCTTGTCGTGCCCACGCAAAAGACGCTCGACGCCTATGCCGGCATCACGGCCATCGCCGACGAGGTCTATGCCGAGGCGCTGCAGGGGATCGACCCGGCGCGCCGCGCGGATCTCGTCACGATGCTTCGGACCATCGCGACCAACCTCGATGTCCCGGCAAGGGGCGGGTGCCCCCACCAGACCAGCAAGGCCAGCCGATGA
- the hisA gene encoding 1-(5-phosphoribosyl)-5-[(5-phosphoribosylamino)methylideneamino]imidazole-4-carboxamide isomerase: MILYPAIDLKDGQCVRLLRGEMEAATVFGDDPAAQAASFEAAGCEWLHLVDLNGAFAGHPVNAAAVEAILARVKVPTQLGGGIRDMATIEGWLAKGLSRVILGTVAVENPALVREAARAFPGKVAVGIDARKGRVATKGWATETDVMATDLAQSFEDAGVAAIIYTDIDRDGAMAGPNIDATDALARAVSIPVIASGGVSSMADLIALRDTGSIAGAISGRALYDGAIDLTAALAALRG, from the coding sequence ATGATCCTTTATCCCGCCATCGACCTGAAGGACGGCCAGTGCGTCCGCCTGCTGCGCGGCGAGATGGAGGCCGCCACGGTCTTTGGCGACGATCCGGCGGCGCAGGCGGCCTCGTTCGAGGCGGCGGGCTGCGAATGGCTGCATCTCGTCGATCTGAACGGCGCCTTCGCCGGGCATCCGGTGAACGCGGCGGCGGTCGAGGCGATCCTTGCCCGCGTGAAGGTTCCGACGCAGCTCGGCGGCGGCATCCGCGACATGGCGACCATCGAGGGCTGGCTGGCCAAGGGCCTTTCCCGCGTGATCCTCGGGACCGTTGCGGTCGAGAACCCGGCCCTCGTACGCGAGGCGGCGCGGGCCTTCCCCGGAAAGGTTGCCGTCGGCATCGACGCTCGCAAGGGCCGCGTCGCGACGAAGGGCTGGGCCACGGAAACCGACGTGATGGCGACCGATCTTGCGCAGTCCTTCGAGGATGCGGGCGTGGCCGCGATCATCTACACCGACATCGACCGTGACGGCGCCATGGCGGGGCCGAACATCGACGCCACCGACGCCCTCGCCCGCGCCGTCTCGATCCCGGTCATCGCCTCGGGCGGGGTCTCCTCGATGGCCGACCTGATTGCCCTGCGCGACACGGGCAGCATCGCGGGCGCCATCTCGGGCCGGGCGCTCTATGACGGGGCCATCGACCTCACGGCGGCGCTGGCGGCGCTGCGCGGCTGA
- a CDS encoding UdgX family uracil-DNA binding protein (This protein belongs to the uracil DNA glycosylase superfamily, members of which act in excision repair of DNA. However, it belongs more specifically to UdgX branch, whose founding member was found to bind uracil in DNA (where it does not belong), without cleaving it, appears to promote DNA repair by a pathway involving RecA, rather than base excision.), with product MHEVVLPRIGTVHAWRREARALAQAGVPAAEVLWRVGEAEADLFAERAPPAAATRQIRLPREAVASFEAALCHADPERFARAYALLLRLDAGELRWGDRTDPPMRRLLAQEKTVHREIHKMHAFVRFREVPPDGPRRAFAAWFEPDHPVEEAAAPFFARRFGDMDWVIVTPEVTTRFVDGTLSFTETVSRERPPPDATEDLWRTYYAGIFNPARLMPKAMQAEMPKRYWKNLPEAALIPALIRGAEQRARDMQAAAPTEPPARRAAIERQRQPSAPPPPGSLDELRAQAAECRRCNLWSAATQVVFGEGPASAALMVVGEQPGDREDLVGRPFVGPAGQVFDEEAGKAGLDRRTLFVTNAVKHFKFTPRGKRRIHQKPDAGEVSACRWWLDLERELVRPKVIVAMGATALASLTGSGAGLLRRRGQVETLPDGTPVLVTVHPSYILRLPDEAAREAERARFRDDLRAARDLLETHR from the coding sequence ATGCACGAGGTCGTGCTGCCCCGGATCGGCACCGTCCACGCCTGGCGCCGCGAGGCGCGCGCCCTTGCGCAGGCCGGCGTTCCTGCGGCGGAGGTGCTCTGGCGCGTCGGCGAGGCGGAGGCCGACCTCTTTGCGGAACGTGCGCCGCCTGCTGCAGCGACGCGCCAGATCCGGCTTCCTCGCGAGGCGGTGGCGAGCTTCGAGGCCGCGCTGTGCCATGCCGATCCGGAACGCTTTGCCCGCGCCTATGCGCTGCTCCTGCGGCTGGATGCAGGCGAGTTGCGCTGGGGTGACCGCACCGATCCGCCCATGCGGCGGCTGCTCGCGCAGGAAAAGACCGTCCACCGGGAGATCCACAAGATGCATGCCTTCGTGCGCTTCCGCGAGGTGCCGCCCGACGGCCCCCGCCGGGCCTTCGCGGCGTGGTTCGAGCCCGATCATCCGGTCGAGGAGGCCGCGGCACCCTTCTTCGCCCGCCGCTTCGGCGACATGGACTGGGTCATCGTGACGCCGGAGGTCACAACCCGCTTCGTGGACGGCACGCTTTCCTTCACCGAGACCGTGAGCCGCGAACGCCCGCCCCCCGATGCGACCGAAGACCTCTGGCGCACCTATTACGCCGGCATCTTCAACCCGGCGCGGCTGATGCCGAAGGCGATGCAGGCCGAGATGCCGAAGCGCTACTGGAAGAACCTGCCGGAGGCCGCGCTGATCCCCGCGCTGATCCGCGGGGCGGAACAGCGGGCGCGCGACATGCAGGCCGCCGCGCCCACCGAGCCGCCCGCGCGCCGGGCGGCGATCGAGCGGCAGCGCCAGCCGTCGGCGCCTCCGCCGCCGGGGTCGCTGGACGAGCTTCGCGCACAGGCCGCAGAGTGCCGGCGCTGCAACCTGTGGTCCGCGGCCACGCAGGTGGTGTTCGGAGAGGGCCCCGCCAGCGCGGCGCTGATGGTGGTGGGCGAGCAGCCGGGCGACCGCGAGGATCTGGTCGGTCGTCCCTTCGTCGGGCCGGCGGGTCAGGTCTTCGACGAGGAGGCCGGAAAGGCAGGTCTGGACCGCAGGACGCTCTTCGTCACCAATGCCGTGAAGCACTTCAAGTTCACCCCCCGGGGCAAGCGACGCATCCACCAGAAGCCGGACGCTGGTGAGGTGTCCGCCTGCCGCTGGTGGCTGGATCTGGAGCGGGAGCTGGTCCGGCCGAAGGTCATCGTCGCCATGGGGGCGACCGCGCTCGCCTCGCTCACCGGATCGGGTGCCGGGTTGCTGCGGCGGCGCGGTCAGGTCGAGACGCTGCCGGACGGCACGCCGGTTCTGGTGACGGTGCATCCGTCCTACATCCTGCGCCTGCCCGATGAAGCGGCGCGCGAGGCCGAACGCGCGCGCTTCCGCGACGACCTTCGCGCGGCCCGCGACCTGCTCGAGACCCATCGCTGA
- a CDS encoding CoA-binding protein codes for MDHETIRRILRETRTIAVVGWSPNPARPSHGVAAFLKAAGYRVIAVNPGQAGREALGEVVRADLAALADEGVDMIDIFRRSEHVPEVVRQALEHLPDLRTVWMQLGVTSAGAAEMAEAKGIAVVQDRCPAIEIPRLGL; via the coding sequence ATGGATCACGAGACGATCCGCCGCATCCTGCGCGAGACGCGAACCATCGCCGTCGTCGGCTGGTCACCGAACCCCGCGCGGCCCAGTCACGGCGTGGCTGCCTTCCTGAAAGCTGCGGGCTACCGTGTCATCGCGGTGAACCCGGGGCAGGCGGGCCGCGAGGCGCTGGGCGAGGTCGTCCGCGCCGATCTCGCCGCGCTGGCGGACGAAGGGGTGGACATGATCGACATCTTCCGCCGGTCCGAACATGTGCCGGAGGTGGTGCGCCAGGCGCTCGAGCATCTGCCGGATCTTCGCACCGTCTGGATGCAGCTGGGCGTGACGAGTGCCGGGGCTGCGGAGATGGCCGAAGCCAAGGGCATTGCGGTGGTGCAGGACCGCTGCCCGGCGATCGAGATCCCGCGGCTCGGTCTCTAG
- a CDS encoding putative DNA modification/repair radical SAM protein, which yields MKRDLARKLAILSDAAKYDASCASSGGERRESSDGKGLGSSGGSGICHAYAPDGRCISLLKILMTNFCIYDCAYCVNRASSQVERARFTVEEVVTLTVELYRRNYIEGLFLSSGIIRSPDETMAAMVRIAKTLRERENFRGYIHLKTIPDAAPELIEQAGLYADRLSINVELPTETGLGRLAPEKSATGIRKAMAEVRLRREASREPSHRGKRPARFAPAGQSTQMIVGADGANDAAILASASTLYANYGLSRVYYSAFSPIPDASRALPLVRPPLLREHRLYQADWLLRFYGFDAGEIATGGMLDLEVDPKLAWAMAHRGAFPVDVNRAPREMLLRVPGFGTRTVARILEARAHGAVRYEHLAPMGAVMKHAKPFIIAPGWRAAGLDDAALRARFAPPPEQLSLF from the coding sequence ATGAAACGCGATCTCGCCCGCAAGCTCGCGATCCTGTCGGATGCGGCGAAATACGACGCCTCCTGCGCTTCCAGCGGGGGCGAGCGGCGCGAGTCGAGCGACGGCAAGGGCCTCGGCTCGTCCGGGGGCAGCGGGATCTGCCACGCCTATGCGCCGGACGGGCGGTGCATCAGCCTGCTCAAGATCCTGATGACCAATTTCTGCATCTACGACTGCGCCTATTGCGTGAACCGCGCCTCGTCGCAGGTCGAACGCGCGCGCTTCACCGTCGAGGAGGTCGTGACGCTGACGGTGGAGTTGTACCGCCGCAACTACATCGAGGGGCTGTTCCTGTCCTCGGGCATCATCCGCTCGCCCGATGAGACCATGGCCGCGATGGTGCGGATCGCAAAGACCCTGCGCGAGCGGGAGAATTTCCGCGGCTACATCCACCTGAAGACCATCCCCGATGCCGCGCCCGAATTGATCGAGCAGGCGGGCCTTTACGCCGACCGGCTGTCGATCAACGTCGAGCTTCCGACCGAAACGGGACTGGGGCGGCTGGCCCCCGAGAAATCGGCGACCGGCATCCGCAAGGCGATGGCCGAGGTGCGGCTGCGGCGCGAAGCCTCGCGCGAGCCGTCGCACCGCGGCAAGCGGCCGGCGCGCTTCGCGCCCGCGGGCCAGTCCACGCAGATGATCGTGGGCGCAGACGGCGCGAACGACGCGGCGATCCTCGCCAGCGCCTCGACGCTTTATGCCAATTACGGGCTGTCTCGGGTGTATTACTCGGCCTTTTCGCCGATTCCCGATGCGTCGCGGGCGTTGCCGCTGGTCCGGCCGCCGCTGCTGCGCGAACACCGGCTCTATCAAGCTGACTGGCTGCTAAGGTTCTACGGGTTCGACGCGGGCGAGATCGCGACGGGCGGAATGCTCGATCTGGAGGTCGATCCAAAGCTTGCCTGGGCGATGGCGCATCGGGGGGCCTTTCCGGTGGATGTGAACCGCGCCCCGCGCGAGATGCTTCTGCGCGTGCCGGGGTTCGGAACAAGGACCGTGGCGCGCATCCTTGAGGCGCGGGCCCATGGCGCGGTGCGCTATGAGCATCTTGCGCCGATGGGGGCGGTGATGAAGCATGCCAAGCCATTCATCATCGCGCCCGGCTGGCGGGCGGCCGGGCTTGACGATGCCGCGCTCCGGGCCCGCTTTGCGCCCCCGCCCGAGCAGTTGAGCCTGTTCTGA
- a CDS encoding phosphoribosyl-ATP diphosphatase produces the protein MTVLDRLAATVAARKGADPDSSWTAKLLAKGPEKCAEKFGEEAVEAIIEAVKGDRVRLASEAADVLYHLLVMLAARDVALADVYAELEKREGTSGIAEKAARG, from the coding sequence ATGACCGTCCTCGACCGCCTTGCCGCCACCGTCGCGGCCCGCAAGGGCGCCGATCCCGACAGTTCCTGGACCGCGAAGCTTCTCGCCAAGGGTCCGGAGAAATGCGCCGAGAAGTTCGGCGAGGAAGCCGTCGAGGCGATCATCGAGGCCGTAAAGGGCGACCGCGTCCGCCTCGCCTCGGAAGCCGCGGACGTGCTCTATCACCTGCTGGTGATGCTGGCGGCGCGGGACGTGGCGCTGGCCGATGTCTATGCCGAACTCGAGAAGCGCGAGGGCACCTCGGGCATCGCCGAGAAGGCCGCCCGCGGCTAG
- a CDS encoding DHA2 family efflux MFS transporter permease subunit: MTPPPKPPVEHRGLITAMIMLATIMQVLDTTIANVALPSMTGDLDASADTINWVLTSYIVAAAIMTPVTGWLADRIGKRELFLASIVGFTLASMACGMAWSLPSMVGFRLLQGIFGAAIVPLSQTFLLDINPREKAGQAMAVWGAGIMVGPIIGPTLGGWLTESWNWRWVFFINLPLGIVAFLGCVAWLPRAGRVIRRFDFFGFAMLAIALGSLQLMLDRGAEVEWFAALETWIYLFLMLTGFWVFVIHILSTDKPFLDAAMFADRNFATGLVFIFVVGIILLASLALLPPMLSHIFGYPVITTGMVMAPRGIGTMIAMLLAGRLLRLVDARILVTMGLSLTAVSLHMMTGFSPQMDRTPIVLSGVVQGLGLGLVFVPLSTVAFATIDPRFRADATSLFSLVRNIGSSVGISMVTVMLTHNTQINHAELGAHVSAGNPQLWQLSPEAAQGAALPLSVIDRVVTQQAAMIAYVDDFRLMMLITLAALPLGLLLRRPQAPAPAAVPAD, encoded by the coding sequence ATGACCCCACCGCCGAAGCCGCCCGTGGAGCACCGCGGGCTGATCACCGCCATGATCATGCTGGCCACGATCATGCAGGTGCTCGACACCACGATCGCCAACGTGGCGCTGCCGTCGATGACCGGCGATCTCGACGCTTCGGCCGACACGATCAACTGGGTGCTGACCTCCTACATCGTGGCCGCCGCCATCATGACACCGGTCACCGGCTGGCTTGCCGACCGCATCGGCAAGCGCGAGCTGTTCCTGGCCTCCATCGTCGGGTTCACGCTGGCCTCGATGGCCTGCGGCATGGCGTGGAGCCTGCCGTCGATGGTGGGTTTCCGCCTGTTGCAGGGCATCTTCGGCGCGGCCATCGTGCCGCTGTCGCAGACCTTCCTGCTCGACATCAACCCGCGCGAGAAGGCGGGGCAGGCGATGGCGGTCTGGGGCGCGGGCATCATGGTGGGGCCGATCATCGGCCCGACGCTCGGCGGCTGGCTGACCGAAAGCTGGAACTGGCGCTGGGTGTTCTTCATCAACCTGCCGCTGGGGATCGTGGCCTTCCTCGGCTGCGTGGCCTGGCTGCCGCGGGCCGGCCGGGTGATCCGGCGCTTCGACTTCTTCGGCTTTGCGATGCTCGCCATCGCGCTCGGCTCGCTGCAGCTGATGCTGGATCGCGGCGCCGAGGTCGAATGGTTCGCGGCGCTGGAGACCTGGATCTACCTGTTCCTGATGCTGACCGGCTTCTGGGTCTTCGTCATCCATATCCTGAGCACCGACAAGCCGTTCCTGGATGCGGCGATGTTCGCCGACCGCAACTTTGCCACCGGGCTCGTCTTCATCTTCGTCGTGGGCATCATCCTGCTGGCAAGCCTTGCGCTGCTGCCCCCGATGCTGTCGCACATCTTCGGCTATCCCGTGATCACCACCGGCATGGTAATGGCCCCGCGCGGCATCGGCACGATGATCGCGATGCTGCTGGCGGGCAGGCTCCTGCGGCTGGTCGATGCGCGCATTCTGGTGACGATGGGCCTGTCGCTGACGGCGGTCTCGCTGCACATGATGACCGGGTTCAGCCCTCAGATGGACAGAACGCCCATCGTGCTGTCGGGCGTTGTGCAGGGGCTGGGATTGGGGCTGGTGTTCGTGCCGCTCTCCACCGTGGCCTTCGCCACCATCGACCCGCGCTTCCGGGCCGACGCCACAAGTCTCTTTTCGCTGGTGCGCAACATCGGCTCGTCGGTGGGGATCTCGATGGTGACGGTGATGCTCACGCACAACACGCAGATCAACCATGCCGAGTTGGGCGCCCATGTCTCGGCCGGCAACCCGCAGCTCTGGCAACTGTCGCCCGAGGCCGCGCAGGGGGCCGCGCTGCCGCTTTCGGTCATCGACCGGGTGGTGACGCAGCAGGCGGCGATGATCGCCTATGTGGACGATTTCCGGCTGATGATGCTCATCACCCTTGCGGCGCTTCCGCTTGGCCTGCTGCTGCGTCGTCCGCAGGCCCCGGCGCCGGCGGCAGTCCCGGCGGACTGA
- the hisF gene encoding imidazole glycerol phosphate synthase subunit HisF, with translation MLKTRIIPCLDVADGRVVKGVNFVDLRDAGDPVEAARAYDAAGADELCFLDIHATHENRGTMYDLVTRTAEQCFMPLTVGGGVRTHQDVRALLLAGADKVSFNSAAVADPNVVAEAADRFGSQCIVVAIDAKTVAPGRWEIFTHGGRRATGIDAVEFACEVAGKGAGEILLTSMDRDGTRSGFNLPLTRAISDAVAIPVIASGGVGTLDHLVEGVTEGGASAVLAASIFHFGEFTIGEAKAHMAAAGIPVRLA, from the coding sequence ATGCTCAAGACCCGCATCATCCCCTGCCTCGACGTGGCCGACGGTCGCGTGGTCAAGGGCGTGAACTTCGTCGACCTGCGCGACGCGGGCGACCCGGTCGAGGCCGCGCGCGCCTATGACGCGGCGGGGGCGGACGAGCTGTGCTTCCTCGACATCCACGCCACGCACGAGAACCGCGGCACGATGTACGACCTCGTGACGCGCACGGCCGAGCAGTGCTTCATGCCGCTGACGGTGGGCGGCGGCGTCCGGACGCACCAGGACGTGCGGGCGCTGCTGCTGGCGGGTGCGGACAAGGTCAGCTTCAACTCGGCCGCCGTCGCCGATCCGAATGTGGTCGCCGAGGCCGCCGACCGCTTCGGCAGCCAGTGCATCGTGGTGGCGATCGACGCCAAGACCGTCGCGCCGGGCCGATGGGAGATCTTCACCCACGGTGGGCGCCGCGCCACCGGCATCGACGCGGTGGAGTTCGCGTGCGAGGTGGCGGGCAAGGGCGCGGGTGAGATCCTGCTGACCTCGATGGACCGCGACGGCACGCGCTCGGGCTTCAACCTCCCGCTGACGCGCGCGATCTCGGACGCCGTGGCGATCCCGGTGATCGCGAGCGGCGGCGTCGGCACACTCGATCATCTGGTGGAGGGCGTGACAGAGGGCGGCGCGAGTGCGGTCCTCGCCGCCTCGATCTTCCATTTCGGCGAGTTCACCATCGGCGAAGCCAAGGCCCACATGGCCGCGGCCGGCATTCCCGTGAGGCTGGCATGA
- the rlmB gene encoding 23S rRNA (guanosine(2251)-2'-O)-methyltransferase RlmB — MPKPVKPAWVIDKERARRTAAQETVWLFGIHAVRDALMNPARKKLRLVLTKNAADRLGEAVAAGGIEPEIVDPRKFDVPIDEGSVHQGAALEAKPLDWGRLEDVAVSGEGAPLVVLLDRVTDPHNVGAVLRSAEVFGARAVIAPQRHSAPETGALAKTASGALERQPYLRVGNLSDTMEALKAMGYLLLGLEGEAEMTLADGLAQAGSRPVALVLGAEGPGLREKTRETCDLLVRIPSAGGFGSLNVSNAAAVALYAAATR; from the coding sequence ATGCCGAAACCGGTGAAGCCCGCCTGGGTGATCGACAAGGAGCGCGCCCGCCGCACCGCCGCGCAGGAGACCGTCTGGCTGTTCGGCATCCACGCGGTTCGCGACGCGCTGATGAACCCGGCGCGCAAGAAGCTGCGGCTGGTCCTGACCAAGAATGCCGCCGACCGTCTGGGTGAGGCCGTGGCGGCGGGCGGGATTGAGCCGGAGATCGTCGATCCCCGCAAGTTCGACGTGCCGATCGACGAGGGCAGCGTGCACCAGGGGGCCGCGCTAGAGGCCAAGCCGCTTGACTGGGGCCGGCTCGAGGATGTGGCCGTCTCGGGAGAGGGCGCGCCGCTGGTCGTGCTGCTCGACCGGGTGACCGATCCGCACAACGTGGGCGCCGTGCTGCGCTCGGCCGAGGTCTTCGGCGCGCGTGCGGTGATCGCGCCGCAGCGCCATTCTGCCCCCGAGACCGGCGCGCTCGCCAAGACGGCGAGCGGCGCGCTCGAGCGGCAGCCTTACCTGCGCGTCGGCAACCTCTCCGACACGATGGAGGCGCTGAAGGCGATGGGCTACCTGTTGCTCGGCCTTGAGGGCGAGGCGGAGATGACGCTGGCCGATGGGCTGGCGCAGGCGGGCAGCCGGCCGGTCGCCCTCGTCCTCGGCGCCGAAGGGCCGGGCTTGCGCGAGAAGACGCGCGAGACGTGCGACCTGCTGGTGCGCATCCCCTCCGCGGGAGGATTCGGCTCGCTCAACGTCTCGAACGCGGCTGCGGTGGCGCTCTACGCTGCCGCGACGCGATAA
- a CDS encoding response regulator: MRILYLEDEAIIAMETVETLRDMGFELIDMAYSLPAAERFVSEALPDIALLDVNLSHGRTSFDLGSRLLGEGVPVVFATGYASSSLPADPRATVIEKPVTPGALERALSDAVCRPEG; this comes from the coding sequence ATGCGGATCCTCTACCTTGAAGACGAGGCGATCATCGCGATGGAGACGGTCGAGACCTTGCGGGACATGGGGTTCGAGCTGATCGACATGGCCTATTCGCTGCCCGCCGCCGAACGCTTCGTGTCCGAGGCGCTGCCCGACATCGCGCTGCTGGACGTGAACCTCAGCCATGGCCGGACCTCGTTCGACCTCGGCAGCCGCCTGCTGGGCGAGGGCGTGCCGGTCGTCTTCGCCACCGGCTATGCGAGTTCGAGCCTGCCGGCCGATCCGCGCGCAACGGTGATCGAGAAGCCGGTCACGCCGGGCGCGCTGGAGCGGGCGCTGTCCGACGCCGTCTGCCGCCCGGAGGGCTGA
- the hisH gene encoding imidazole glycerol phosphate synthase subunit HisH — translation MLTVLVDYDSGNLHSAEKAFQRMAAEVGGGQVLVSDKPEDVARADRIVLPGDGAFPACRRALGSYGGLFEAIEESVTHRARPFLGICIGMQMLATKGLEYEETPGFGWIDGEVVRIEPQAAHLKVPHMGWNDLIIDHPHPVLEGISTGDHAYFVHSYHFRVKHDHDRLAHVDYGAAITAIVGRENMVGAQFHPEKSQTTGLRLIANFLRWKP, via the coding sequence ATGCTGACGGTTCTGGTCGATTACGACAGCGGCAACCTGCACTCGGCCGAGAAGGCGTTCCAGCGCATGGCGGCCGAGGTAGGCGGCGGGCAGGTGTTGGTCTCGGACAAGCCCGAGGATGTGGCGCGCGCCGACCGGATCGTGCTGCCGGGCGACGGCGCCTTCCCGGCCTGCCGCCGGGCGCTCGGCAGCTACGGCGGCCTCTTCGAGGCGATCGAGGAGTCGGTGACGCATCGCGCGCGTCCCTTCCTCGGGATCTGCATCGGGATGCAGATGCTGGCGACGAAGGGGCTGGAATACGAGGAGACGCCCGGCTTCGGCTGGATCGACGGCGAGGTGGTGCGGATCGAGCCGCAGGCGGCGCATCTCAAGGTGCCGCACATGGGCTGGAACGACCTGATCATCGATCACCCGCATCCGGTGCTGGAGGGGATCTCGACGGGCGATCACGCCTACTTCGTGCATTCCTACCATTTCCGCGTGAAGCATGACCACGACCGGCTGGCCCATGTCGACTACGGCGCGGCGATCACCGCCATCGTCGGCCGCGAGAACATGGTGGGCGCGCAGTTCCACCCGGAGAAGAGCCAGACCACGGGCCTCCGCCTGATCGCGAACTTCCTGCGCTGGAAACCCTGA
- a CDS encoding HlyD family secretion protein, with protein MAALPAGLLLGAGGWWVTGGRYETTDNAYLHQAVIAVSSEVSGRVTRVAIADNRPVKRGELMFQVDPEPWRLALARAEAAVASARLQVEQLKVAHAQAVAQEKLAADDAAYQTSELARQAALSRKGVAATTALDDARHEALRANELLTVARQATASALAALGGDPEVAVDSHPTVLAALAARDEAAYKLSLTEVRAPADGVVYQAASFKAGELVTAGQPLFSLVETGDAWIDANFKETQLAGLEAGQAAEVRFDVRPDRPVAAVVEAIGAGTGSEFSLLPAQNATGNWVKVTQRVPVRLRLEEGADLSGLASGLSAEVTVDTGRVRHIPGLASFAATAD; from the coding sequence ATGGCCGCCCTTCCTGCCGGCCTGCTGCTTGGCGCGGGCGGCTGGTGGGTGACCGGCGGTCGCTACGAGACCACCGACAACGCCTATCTGCATCAGGCCGTGATCGCGGTCTCCTCCGAGGTTTCGGGCCGCGTGACGCGGGTGGCGATCGCCGACAACCGCCCCGTGAAGCGGGGAGAGCTGATGTTTCAGGTCGATCCCGAGCCGTGGCGGCTTGCGCTTGCGCGGGCCGAGGCCGCCGTCGCCTCGGCGCGGCTGCAGGTCGAGCAGTTGAAGGTCGCCCATGCGCAGGCGGTCGCGCAGGAGAAGCTGGCCGCCGACGATGCCGCCTATCAGACCTCCGAACTCGCCCGGCAGGCGGCGCTGTCGCGCAAGGGCGTGGCCGCCACGACCGCGCTGGACGATGCCCGGCACGAGGCGCTGCGGGCCAACGAGCTGCTGACCGTGGCGCGGCAGGCCACTGCGAGTGCGCTCGCGGCACTTGGGGGCGATCCGGAGGTCGCGGTGGACTCGCATCCGACGGTTCTGGCCGCGCTCGCCGCGCGCGACGAAGCTGCCTACAAGCTGTCGCTGACCGAGGTGCGGGCGCCGGCGGACGGGGTGGTCTATCAGGCGGCCTCGTTCAAGGCGGGAGAGCTGGTGACGGCGGGACAGCCCCTCTTCTCGCTGGTCGAGACCGGCGACGCCTGGATCGACGCGAACTTCAAGGAGACGCAACTTGCCGGCCTCGAGGCCGGTCAGGCGGCCGAGGTGCGGTTCGATGTCCGCCCAGATCGCCCGGTGGCGGCGGTCGTCGAGGCAATCGGCGCCGGCACCGGGTCGGAGTTCTCGCTGCTGCCGGCGCAGAACGCGACCGGCAATTGGGTGAAGGTCACGCAGCGGGTGCCGGTCCGCCTGCGGCTGGAGGAGGGCGCGGACCTGTCGGGCCTCGCCTCGGGCCTGTCGGCCGAAGTCACGGTCGACACGGGCCGGGTCCGTCACATCCCGGGGCTGGCCAGCTTCGCCGCCACCGCCGACTGA